A region of the Candidatus Zixiibacteriota bacterium genome:
GGCAAGATGGGATACGCGCTGGCAGCGGAAGCGGCAGCGCGGGGCGCGCCGGTGACCCTGATTTCCGGGCCGACGACGCTGCCAACACCGGCAAACGTCAAGCGCCTTGACATCGAATCAGCGCAGCAATTACACGATACGCTGCGCCAGCGATTTGCCGGTTGCGACATTCTCATCATGGCGGCGGCGGTGGCGGATTTTCGTCCAGCAAAGATGGCAAAGACAAAGATCTCGCACCCCACACCGGAAGTGATCGACCTGGCCGCCAATCCCGATATTCTCGCCGCGCTGGGCAAGCAGAAGAAGCCCAAACAGATTACTGTTGGCTTCGCGCTTGAGGTCGACTCCAGCAAGGCCAATGCTGTCAAGAAGCTGAAGAGCAAGAATCTTGACTTTATCGTGCTCAACAACCCGACCAAGCCGGGAATCGAGTTCGGAAGCGATTTCAATGAGGCGACGATCTTGCTGCGCAATGGGAAGGAACTCGTGCTGGAGCGCATGAGCAAGTCCCAATTGGCGGCGAAGATACTCGATCAGATCGAGAAGCTGAGGAAGAAGTAGGGAATGGCCGATCGACAGGAAGTCATTGATCTCTTAGTCAAGGCGGTGCGCCAGCAGGATGAACTCGGATTGGGGGGAATCCGCGTGGCGCGCGAGACGGTGACGATGACCACGCAAATGGCCAAGTCAGCGCCGGCTGTACCGACCTCCGGATCGCTGAGCGATTTCTGTGAACAGATCAAGAACTGCACCAAGTGTCGTCTCCACCAGGGACGAACCAAGTTCGTCTTCGGCGTCGGCAATCCCAACGCGGACGTGATGTTTGTGGGGGAAGGGCCCGGTCGTGATGAAGACCTGAAAGGTGAGCCATTTGTCGGCCGCGCGGGGCAACTGCTCGACAAGATTCTGGCGGCCATCAACTTTAATCGAAATCAGGTCTATATTGCCAACGTGGTGAAGTGTCGTCCGCCGAGCAATCGCGATCCCCAGCCGGACGAAATGGCCGAGTGTCTGCCGTACTTGAAGCGACAGATCGAGCTGATCAACCCCAAGCTGATCTGCTGTCTTGGCAGAATTTCCGCGCAGGCGCTTTTGGGTGTCCAAACGCCGCTCGGCAAGATGCGCCAACGCTGGTTCGACTTTGGCGGCAGGAAGCTGATGGTCACGTACCATCCGGCGGCATTGCTGCGCTTTCCGCAATACAAGCGCGAGACGTGGGAAGATGTGCAGATGCTTCGCCGCGAGTACGACGCTCAGTTGGCCCAATCGCAGTAGTCCTTCTTGACCCGATCCTGTGGGCAACCGCGCATTCACACCTGTGGAATTCGTTGCAAGCCGATAATGTGATTGCATTTCTGCGGTGGATTGCGTTTAAGCTTCGAACGAACGGCATCGTCGGTTATTCACATGTCGATGTTCACAACTTGTGGTCAAAATCAGGCTGATTCAATTGCCGAGACGGCCGCCGCATTGTATTTTGGCATGGTTAGATCAGATCCAGCTACTGCTTGTGAAAACGGGATAAGATGCAACGGATAGACGCACCCGAAACAGACCGAACCCCCCCGCACGATCGCCAGGCCGAGGTGTCC
Encoded here:
- a CDS encoding uracil-DNA glycosylase, whose protein sequence is MADRQEVIDLLVKAVRQQDELGLGGIRVARETVTMTTQMAKSAPAVPTSGSLSDFCEQIKNCTKCRLHQGRTKFVFGVGNPNADVMFVGEGPGRDEDLKGEPFVGRAGQLLDKILAAINFNRNQVYIANVVKCRPPSNRDPQPDEMAECLPYLKRQIELINPKLICCLGRISAQALLGVQTPLGKMRQRWFDFGGRKLMVTYHPAALLRFPQYKRETWEDVQMLRREYDAQLAQSQ
- the coaBC gene encoding bifunctional phosphopantothenoylcysteine decarboxylase/phosphopantothenate--cysteine ligase CoaBC, with product EMFPDDRYVATHHISYAEWADLIVVAPATGNFLGKVANGIADDLLTTIVMAKQSDVMIATAMNTEMFNNPIVQENIAKLQTLGYLFVMPESGELACHTVGVGRLEEPEDIFKRIVEYFGRKQSLAGKKVIVTAGPTIERIDPVRFISNFSSGKMGYALAAEAAARGAPVTLISGPTTLPTPANVKRLDIESAQQLHDTLRQRFAGCDILIMAAAVADFRPAKMAKTKISHPTPEVIDLAANPDILAALGKQKKPKQITVGFALEVDSSKANAVKKLKSKNLDFIVLNNPTKPGIEFGSDFNEATILLRNGKELVLERMSKSQLAAKILDQIEKLRKK